The Melanotaenia boesemani isolate fMelBoe1 chromosome 17, fMelBoe1.pri, whole genome shotgun sequence genome segment TTTATTCTCACACACAATACCATGAACAAACATGTTTCAGTGGTCTGCTCTTTCCTGGCAGGTTTGAcagagttttattttctctaagaCTTCTAAAAGTTAAGTTCAGAACTTAGTGCCTGACCCTGATGGATAGCTCCTTGCTCTTCTTTATGCTGTTTGCATAATGGTGTTGCAGACTGGTTAGACAAAGTGGTGGAAACCTtcttcagaggttttgctctattttgacatgacagcatcacacagttgctgcatccatgatgagaatctcccgttccaccacatcccaaagctgctctactggactgagatctggtggctgtggaggccgctggagtccagtgaactcatcgtcatgttctagaaagcaggtggagatgatctgagctttgtgacatggtgcattatcctgctggaagtagcatcagaagatgctccactgtggtcataaagggatggacatggtcagcaacaatactcaggtaggctgtgctggttaaaccaggccacgttggtactaagggacccaaagtggaccaagaaaatctccccccaccattacaccagcagcagcctgaagtgttgatacAAAGCAGGATGGCTCAATGAGGGTGAGGAACATCAAATATTTGCAGCTAGAGGATACTCACACCTGGACCACCCACAAACAGGCTCAGGTCAGGAAGGCAAGGCGGCAGCTGAGCAGGTTCATGGTCTCTTCAGAGGTCCTTAAAACCTTCTACAAAGCATCCTGATCACAAGCATCCCAGTTTGACAACAGCCCGGCAGCATCAGAGTCATCAAGGCAGCAGAGTGCTGCACCAGATCTGAACTGTCCTCTGCAGGACATGTACGACAGACGCCCCCACCCCAGCAACTGTCTGTTCAGGCTGCTGGACTCAGATCTGCAGAGCTTCTGCAGCCTGAAAACTAAAAGGACACTGAGGAGGAGCTTCTGTCCGTTCTTCTTAAGACTCCTCAACCTCATATGATGACAATTTAGAACACAATGGCATAAAGCTCTgagttatttaaatatttaatcgtctctttttactttatttcctcCACAGCTGTTATCCCGTGTTTCTATTTAAGGATATTATCTCAACGGCACAGGGGAGGTTGTGAGTGAGGGGTTATATAGGGTGGAGGTTGGAGTCTGGGGTTGATGCTGCCCTGGTTCGGCTGGAACATAGGGGTGGgtgcctggtcctcctgggcatggtgCGGACCCTCTGCCTTGGACTCTTGGAGCCCTGGGGCCTTCGCTTGGGCCACTCTGGATGGTCAGTGCCTGGTGGGGTCAGCGGCTGTAAAgagttacagtaatccagcagAGATGTAATGAAGGCTggattactgtttcaaagtgCCCTTGTGCAAGAAAAGGTGTGACCTTAGCTAGCTGCCTAATGTGGAAGAAGCTGGACTTCACTACAGAGCTGGTTTGCCAATCCAatttaaaatcactgtccatCTTAAAACCCAAGACCAGCGAGGACCTCCCAGACCATGGACCTGCCAGACCAGGAAGGACCTGCCAGTGTAGCCAACTTTCTGGGGACTGAAGTAGGCAGCGTGGATTGACGTTAACAGCTGGCTTGGATACTAAAAACTGGACCAGTTTGTGTGTAGCTCTGCTGGTTGAGCAGCCGCTCCATGTACAGAGGGTACAGCTCCTTGGTGCAGCCGCCTGGGCCCTTTGCCCTATTCCCCGCCCTCTCTAACCCACCTTTCTTTCAAGTCCAGCTTCTATTaaaataaaggccactagagccAATAAATcgctaattaaaaaaaaaaaaaaaaaaaaaggactggaTACTTTGCTTGCAAACATTTTAGCCCTCTTAAAAACTCAGCACCATCTGGACACCAGAACTGTAAGAAGCTGCTTCTAGTTTTTCCATCCAGGCCAAATCtgaagcacaaacacacaacgaGATCCTTCCCCTTCACAGAGCTGACAGAATTCTACGCTGGCTTTAattaaagttaaagaaataatgtgttttgtcgttttcatttatctgaagttgagacaaatacgGTTTCATTTTTCACGGAGATTCAGACATTTCTAGTCAACAATTATACTGTAATTAAATTCTTATAGCCTTAATTATAGTGAATTTTGAAATCCCTGAAAGCTCTTTGTTGTGGTATTTTCTCATGAACGTACCTCCACCACAAAGCAGCATGTTTAAGATGGAAAAGGGATTTATGGAAGTTATTTTGCAAATAAtggataaaaaattatttttccaaCAGAAAAACAGGCATTGAAGGGGTTAAATTTCAGACACACCGTGAATATTTGTACTGTTGAGCACTGAAgccaaatcataaaaaacatggaaatataTTTCCATGTCACTGTTTATGTCCACATGGTGCAGCTCTGGTCTACACCTCGCTCATGGCTCATCCTGGGACGgctaaaacacaaaaccaaacttTGTCCTGTAATCAGTCAGGTCAGGTCTAAACTTATTCTTTGATCTGCAAGAGATTCTCTATTTTTATGCATGCTTTAGTTTTATGCAAATTAGTTCCACCACtgagtttttttctgtacagtGAAAACAAAAGTCTTTCAATCTGCTAATTCTGCTGGAAGTTTACAACAAATTGTTAGGTCTCGAACACACCACACCAGACGTTGACCATAAAAAGggctgtttatttgtttaaatgtacaGACGTGTGTGGCGCGGTCTAACGGTAGCGGTGCAGCTGCAGGGTGTTGCGCCTCTTCCAGGCGGCGCGGCGTGAGCCTCCGATGGTCAGGTGGAACTTGTGGCCCTTGCCCAGGCCACGGCTCTTCTTTCCTGCAGACGTCAGACCTCGCATCTCCCTGTGTTTGTGCACAGCCTTTGTGATCCATTGGGTGTCTGGGTTGCGTCTGATGGCCTTGTGGAAGGTGTCAACCAGAATCACCTCGTAGAACTTGTAGGTGGAGTCCTCACCCACCCAGTAGGAGCTGAGCACTCGCAGGGCTCCGCAGTGACGACCAGCACGCTCCTGAAGACGCCAAAGCACAGCAACACAGAATTATCAATCGGTTGCTCTGGCAACACCATGACAACGGCACCAAACTCCAAAgcacattgtaaaaaaaaacatgaaatacgACACCAATAAACAACCTGTtccactgaaacacagacaGATGTGAACCAGGAAGACCAGACTCACAATCAGGCCATGACGCCGCTTaatgtttaaaactttaatccaAAACTGAAGTGGAGCAAACAGACATAAAGCTCATTTTACACGAGGTTTATCAGGTCCCCCGCCCCCTCCTTTTATATTTCAATGCAGGtaaagctgttaaaataaagtCTCGTCCCAGAAGCAGTCAGTTTATCCTCACTGTTCTGGCGGCTTGCAGTTTATTCAGATCTTGTCCAGAACAAGCCAGTTGCTATGACAACACGCAGGGATGGCACAGTTTTGTCCGTCTGCTGTGTTGGTTACATGCGTAacttggtctgttttcagggagcttagctatccgttgcTTGACACGACCACTAAAGTGTATCTAGTGATGGGTCAGATGCAGAGGACTTATTTCAGTGCACTTTCTTGAGATATGTACTaaagatttcttcttttctcgTAATGTGACTATTTAAAACAATTTGCTGTTGCTTCAGTCATTAAAGGTGATTTCTAAAGTTCCAACAACTGCTAAGAAGAACAGAGCCCCATTTCCTCATATTTCAccagtaaaatacaaaaaaagctCAGTCATCAGGTTGCAGATACCATTATTTACAACTCTGCTGCAACTGTTGTCAACACAGCAGCTGGTTACTGcacattttagaaaatacaaTTACTCTATAACCGTTTTCCCCTATGGACTTATGTTTCTTAGCAAGAGCTGGGTACATGACAGGATATGTTGATGTTTCTTCGCCAAAGTTGTCTTGCCATCCATGTTTAGAGTCTAACGCAGtaatatgaacatttaaagcaaTACCACATTTATTGGTTACTGAGCTTTGCAATCAGTGTGAATAATGTGTGAAGACAATCATACCTCAGCAACAGACTGCAAACTGCGGGCAAACTTGAGCTGGTTGACGCCATGGTGCACTGGCTTGCCATAGGTGGCACCCTTGGGAACGGGGCGTTTACGGCCACCACGGCGCACACGGATGCGGTAGATTACGTAGCCTGTTTGAATCAAAATAAGACATGGTTAAAGAGGACAGTACTAATGATTATGTTGTAAGTGAAAACAGTGGACACAGAACTCACCCTGCTTGGCCTTGTAGCCCAGCCTGCGAGCCTTGTCGGGCCTGGTGGGTCTAGGAGCACGGTGGAGGTTCGACAGCTGACGGTACTGCCAGCAGCGGACGCGGAGCAGGAAGCGCATCACATCAGACTGCTTCTTGCGCCATAACTCCTGCATATATCTATATGCTCCCATCTTGACTTATCTGAAGAGGAGAAACATCAGTTCATACATCTGTGCTGTTTATTCAAAGCTTCCCTTTACAGACATCAATCAATACAGGATTAATACTGTCACTACGCATCTGGTATCCGTTTAGAAACAAATCAGAGTAGCAGCACTTAGCACAGAAAATCTATCTAAAGATGTGTCTACTTCGTAACTACACATGGTTTCAGATCAACAAGACTGCCCCTTCATAGCTAGTCCACCGTTTAGACACCTgcatataaatatattgttCAACCGCTTAAACTACtggaaatttttaaatattacttgGCAAACCATGTTAGAGAACAGAAGAATTCATACTATAGTAGCTCATCCAACACTGAAAAGCAAAACACTAACGCTAGCATAAAAGTTAGCCGAGTAGCTGAACATCAGCTCACCGGGGTGTTGGTAATTTACCAAGGAAttgctttaataaaaatttGCAAGCAACGATACGAAATGGAAAGGTTTATAAGGATAGAGTGTTTCACATAAATGTCAGGAAAACATAGCTGTAGCACATCTGAGCTGTACAGGTAACAGACTGCTAATGGCTAGCATATCAGCAACGTCCCGCACCGGTAAAACTGGGCTATAATCAACATATTCCTTaagatttcaaataaaataacaaaggtGTTAAAGCCGTTAATAAGTATACAATTTATACCCTAAGCCGAGAGAAGAGATGAAACCGTATGAATAATGATTTTTATGGATTGTACTTTGTTCAGAAGTATGGACATTCTCGCTTACATGATGGCGTTCCAGCCGGAAAGAGAGAGGGCATTTACCCAGCATCCCTTATGAGAACGAAGATGACGCACTTCCTTTGTATGATCATGGGAAATGTAGTCTTCTTTTCCCcccttttattttaagtttacgTTTGATTAGCCCCGTTTCTGAATCACACATCAGTTTAGGTcgttaagaataattaaaacgTAATATATTAGCATACATTGTAAATACAGGAAATTAAGCTAATTCAGTTCAAAGTGCGATTTAAACTATTATGTAGTCACGTTTACCTTTATAAAATATGCAATATTTCAAACAATGTACACAAACAGCATGTCAAATCTTATATAACGAGTATTTGAGAACCCCGTATAGATATTGCACACACATCTATGTTTATcatatgttttagttttgtgcAGTAGGGGTTTACGCATGCGCAGTGAGTTCGAAGCGCTTTTGACGTGACCGACAAGTCTTGCGTAGCGGAGCAGGATGGAAACACCGGCTGTCGAGTCCACATTAACAAACGAATAGTCATCGCTTTAAAGTAAGTACGATTCACAAAAATGCACCAgttattaacaaaaatggcGTGTTTGCAACCGCACTGCTGTTGGTGTGTTTATATGACGCAGGACGACTTGTTAGGGCTCACGCATTAGCTTACCAGCTAAACAACAAAACGCTGTCATTATGAGCCAGCGGTTAGGTAGATCCTGATTAGTTTTGTGTTGTGTCAAATAAGCTTTGGTCCGTGTTAATGCTGCTAGAGCACGTGCCAGATGTGAGATGTTTTTCTTCGTGCGATGCAGGCTCGACATGGGGAAAGGC includes the following:
- the rpl15 gene encoding 60S ribosomal protein L15, with the protein product MGAYRYMQELWRKKQSDVMRFLLRVRCWQYRQLSNLHRAPRPTRPDKARRLGYKAKQGYVIYRIRVRRGGRKRPVPKGATYGKPVHHGVNQLKFARSLQSVAEERAGRHCGALRVLSSYWVGEDSTYKFYEVILVDTFHKAIRRNPDTQWITKAVHKHREMRGLTSAGKKSRGLGKGHKFHLTIGGSRRAAWKRRNTLQLHRYR